The following nucleotide sequence is from Staphylococcus chromogenes.
TAGCTCTTTCTTCTATAAAAAAGGCATTTACTGTTATGCAATAAGCGTCATTATATTAGCACTCCTTGTGTCAAGTGTATTTACAAAATATCAAATTTTTCATCAAGATCATGAAAAACGGGCAAATACATTTTATGTGAATGCGAGTCTTTATAACACCCCTGTTCAACAAGATTTAGTGCAACAAATGAATGCTAAAAAGTTACCTGAAGAACGGATAGATTGGCGTGTCAACGAACAAGATAATACGCCGATGTATCAACATTTTAAAGGCTTAAGTTTATATTCTAGTATTTTTGATCAACAATTGATTGACTTGTACTATAAAAATTTAATGATCAATATAAAGGAAGAATCCGTGAGTCGCTATCAATCTACGGGGGGACGTGCCAATATTGCAAGTTTATTTTCAGTACGTTATGTCATGCTCAAAGATTATCAAACCAATTTGCCTGAATTTTTTAAGCCTGTTAAAGCGTCAGGACAATACCGAATGTATGAAAATCAACAAGTCTTACCGGCTGTTCGAATCATGGATCAGTATTATGACGCACGCTATCTTAAAACCGCAATTGACCGTGAGCATGCGATGATCGATGGTGTCGTTTTAAATCGTAAAGGAGAAAAGTATAAGCCTCATGCGTCTAATCTACTTTCACAAGTGGATGTTCAAGACGATGCGATACAGCATTTAGGCCGAAATCAGATAAAAGTACAAAAAGTTGGCGGAGGATACACGTTATCACTCCCGCAAAATTTACAAAAGAAATTCAAAGATTTTTATTTAGTTGTCCATATTAAACGCGGACAACCTGACAGTAACCACATGATTGATGTGAATGGTTATCAAAACAATCGTTTGTTTAATGCTTCAAAATATCGTACCGGACAATATGAGCAATTATACTGCGTCCAACCAGATAAAGAAGGGAATATTCACATCGGGCTTTCTCCTACTGGAAACTATGAGTTTAAAATATTAGGTTTATATGGTGAAAATTATCAAACGCTTGAAAACGCACCTAAAGAAAAAATTTACGCTTCCTATCAAGAAGGACAATCAAAGATTAAAGTGACTTTGAAAAAACATAAAAAAGGGATGATGGTGCTTAATGCGCCTTATCGTAAAGGCATGAAAGCTCAAGTCGACGGACATCCAGTAACGCCTCAAAGGGTCAATTACTTTATGATTGGAATCCCTGTAGATGCACAAGCAAAGCATATCGAAATCACGTACCGACCGCCGTGGTTCTTTACGATGATAATTTTGTCTATCATATTTGCCCTATTGAGCTATTTATTTTCAAAATATATTTACCTTAAGATTAATAAACGAAAGAGTGAAGCATATTGAAAGTAATTTCCAAAAATAAAATTTTATCCGTATTAAAAGTTTTCTTAATGGCCCTCGGTGTGGCGGCCATTGTTTATATCCCTGTCATTTATCGTTTTATCACGGAAGGGATTATTTATAGCGGAAATGGGGACGGTTTTAAACAAATGATGCCCTTCCAAAGATTTTTGTATGATCGCTTTAGTCATTTTTCATCATTTTATGACTTATCATTTGGATTAGGTGGGGATTATTTTACTGATTTAGCCTATTATTACGCTACTTCGCCAGTGATGTATTTAAATTTTGTTTTTATCGCTATAGGTGAAGCTTTATTTCACATTGACCCCTCACATATTGCATTTTGGCCAGGAAATCAAATATTCACTGCTTTTTTCAAATGCATGCTGACATTTATGATTACCTATGGCATGTTTCGCGAATTTCATTTAAAAGGAAAATATCGCTTCATCGGCGCATTTTTATTTAGCGCCTCATCTGTACTTTATTATTTTAATTTTACTTGGTCATTTTTTGGAGATATTTTAATTTATCTCCCTCTATCAATATGGGGACTTGAGCGATTTTTTAAATATCGTAAAATCGGCTTATTTATAGTAGCCATTGGTTTAACACTATTTTCTAACTTTTACTTCAGTTATTATGAGTCGATTGCGATAGGTTTCTACTGGATTTATCGTATGGTTTTTAAACATCCCGATGACATACTTTCACGCTTTCAAAAGTTCTATTTTATTGTACCTGCCGTTCTTTTAAGTTTTTGTTTGTCATCCCTCGGTTTTGTGACAGGGGTACGTTCTTTTCTAAATAATGATCGCTCATTAGGTCAAATATTCATTGCCCCTATCATTGATTTTTCACAAAAATATCATATCTTTAGTAATGGTTTTTATATCACGCTTACATTTATTGTTCTCGTTGCTTTATTTTCATTTAAACTTTATCGACATTATTATTTTAGAATGTTCGCCATTATGACATGGCTCATTTTAATTGGGTCTTTATCGCTTTATTTTGATAGTTTTTTCAATGGTTTCTCAGCTCCACAACGTCGATGGGTATATTTGCTCGCATTCTCGACAAGTGGTCTACTGGCCATTTGGTTAAAGTACTTTACTGAGTTAACGATGAAAGATTATTTAAAAGCTTTGTCTCCTTTAGGGATACTAGCTATTGCTATCGTTTTCTTTTCAAGAGGCGCTATGTGGTGGATGATTGTTGGCATCGTCATACTTTTTATTTTAGGCCTTATCGCACTACGTCAAAAAAAATCATCTGTTCGTCTCATGAATGTGGTCATCGCATTATTTGTCGTTCAGCAATTTATTTTATTAATCAACTATCATGACAATAATATCGCGCCTTATCAATCTACTATGAAAGATATACATGCTCCGAAATACCATAGTGGCCCCTTGCAAAATGCCATTCATCAAATCACGGCCCATCAACGTGCATTAGATCGCATTGATTATATGGATAATTACGCGATAAATGCAGGGATGCTTTATGGATTCAATGGTATTTCTTTATATTCAAGTATATTTGATGGCAATATTCTCGATTATTATGATAAACAAATGCAAATTAATATGGAGTATGACAGTAATAGTACTTACCGTTTGCTTGGCGATCGCGCCAATCAATATGCCTTATGGGGGGTAACAGATCGTATTAAGCAATCCCCAGATAATAATATTGCCTATGGAATGCGTCCTAAAGATGAAATTAAAGATTCGCCTATAACTTGGACACACTCTAAAAATACGATGCATTACCCAGCAGCACATTTAACTTCTCAAGTTTTTGATTCGAAAGATTTAAAATCACCTTTAGACCGGGAACAAGCCATGCTTCAAGGTGTCGTCATGGATCAAGCAAAACCGAACACAACGTTTAAATCAAATTCTAACTTATTGTCAAAAGCAACGTTAACCCCGCGTGACGCGCAAATATTAGGTCATCAATTAGAGGTAAAAAAAGAGGATGGGGGTATAACAATTCAGTTACCCAAGGCGCTCAACCAAAAATATAAAGACTATTATTTAGAGATGGATATTGAGCTACTTCACCCAAGTAAAGAACATTACCTTAATATTAACGATTTTCATCAACGACGTTCAAAATTAGATTATCAATATCGTCGTTTTGTCACACCTGTCACTGTCAGAGTTCCCGTTAAAGATGCGCTTCATATTAAACTAAAAAAAGGAACTTATCGTTTCCAAATGAATGGTATTTATGGGGAAGATTATGCAACTTTAAAACGTGCGCAACAAAAAGTA
It contains:
- a CDS encoding YfhO family protein, producing the protein MRKFKRPFLLGLAFLGLALVAHSYILFRFFKDGLLFTGPNDGIEQMVPIQMYLYQKWSEGTFFYATDFGLGGDFFTDLSYYFTTNFLFILNVIVVKCLHLLHLVQPNTLMFWFHNAIVVSILKCALVLAATYYYASYLKLNTSSKWVFASAFAFSPLYFRFTVYWPFFSDVFVLLPLLFASIERFFKTGKVGLFIIIVALSLMNNFYFAYYQCLMGLLYFLFRLVFTHKTDVLSRRRATWIIIVSTILGFGSSLVFFFHGARSFFNNERVRFETKIPFFEPFNENTNIIFDNYLIVILIITIQALLTFKLYKHTYYKLFAILSLLTIVSAFIPYVDSIFNGFSAPQKRWHYLLAFATSGLIALYVHYFHTIKVRTYIWTSLFGFILVLISAYMYHKFVIWIVWVPIVFLIGLLSKTHVSSFFYKKGIYCYAISVIILALLVSSVFTKYQIFHQDHEKRANTFYVNASLYNTPVQQDLVQQMNAKKLPEERIDWRVNEQDNTPMYQHFKGLSLYSSIFDQQLIDLYYKNLMINIKEESVSRYQSTGGRANIASLFSVRYVMLKDYQTNLPEFFKPVKASGQYRMYENQQVLPAVRIMDQYYDARYLKTAIDREHAMIDGVVLNRKGEKYKPHASNLLSQVDVQDDAIQHLGRNQIKVQKVGGGYTLSLPQNLQKKFKDFYLVVHIKRGQPDSNHMIDVNGYQNNRLFNASKYRTGQYEQLYCVQPDKEGNIHIGLSPTGNYEFKILGLYGENYQTLENAPKEKIYASYQEGQSKIKVTLKKHKKGMMVLNAPYRKGMKAQVDGHPVTPQRVNYFMIGIPVDAQAKHIEITYRPPWFFTMIILSIIFALLSYLFSKYIYLKINKRKSEAY
- a CDS encoding YfhO family protein, yielding MKVISKNKILSVLKVFLMALGVAAIVYIPVIYRFITEGIIYSGNGDGFKQMMPFQRFLYDRFSHFSSFYDLSFGLGGDYFTDLAYYYATSPVMYLNFVFIAIGEALFHIDPSHIAFWPGNQIFTAFFKCMLTFMITYGMFREFHLKGKYRFIGAFLFSASSVLYYFNFTWSFFGDILIYLPLSIWGLERFFKYRKIGLFIVAIGLTLFSNFYFSYYESIAIGFYWIYRMVFKHPDDILSRFQKFYFIVPAVLLSFCLSSLGFVTGVRSFLNNDRSLGQIFIAPIIDFSQKYHIFSNGFYITLTFIVLVALFSFKLYRHYYFRMFAIMTWLILIGSLSLYFDSFFNGFSAPQRRWVYLLAFSTSGLLAIWLKYFTELTMKDYLKALSPLGILAIAIVFFSRGAMWWMIVGIVILFILGLIALRQKKSSVRLMNVVIALFVVQQFILLINYHDNNIAPYQSTMKDIHAPKYHSGPLQNAIHQITAHQRALDRIDYMDNYAINAGMLYGFNGISLYSSIFDGNILDYYDKQMQINMEYDSNSTYRLLGDRANQYALWGVTDRIKQSPDNNIAYGMRPKDEIKDSPITWTHSKNTMHYPAAHLTSQVFDSKDLKSPLDREQAMLQGVVMDQAKPNTTFKSNSNLLSKATLTPRDAQILGHQLEVKKEDGGITIQLPKALNQKYKDYYLEMDIELLHPSKEHYLNINDFHQRRSKLDYQYRRFVTPVTVRVPVKDALHIKLKKGTYRFQMNGIYGEDYATLKRAQQKVEPVHVTRQKRQLTVTMNPKQDSYLVLPIPYRDGLYAKVNGEERAVQQGNGIFSVIKVHKGERHLSVHYALPYWPLLVTLTLIGLVGTLLYRHFLRRHH